A stretch of Zymoseptoria tritici IPO323 chromosome 1, whole genome shotgun sequence DNA encodes these proteins:
- a CDS encoding Ca2+-modulated nonselective cation channel polycystin (related to intracellular signaling.), protein MQPPKLLLALSLAATGLAHGIHQPHQQHAQEPDLTPRDDAKNDMVLMVHEVEVPLLQPEPDCLYCATVTIPLDMADFLTDNLAPTAGLEAGDITKTVAATAHVFTPGSKIAELEIPGGLAPGFHRTTTRQMKHHPLHDITFEYTIKNTDPATEFVMTISDEKHGTSTISAEVSTVNGGTREVLIERYAKVGSDGFSTTVTATPDWKPAKTAVDNHVHTSKATPRHVQMNFPTDKRAGETWTTTVPADDAMVTATITVMNTAPTHYLMTFHDGDYTEVVEAQVSRGARHHHVSLEETMTLNGLTSKHVVTWPNPKPKKTKGAIVRRAIRTMVVTVLDQKPGYTTLNSPTNIDSDVETSFITVTETKQLGAPLTPDSEVDVTTVSVETTVTQETTIQGEPTTVTTTQATTLTVAAVRKSTTSSSSSSQTTETSETSSEPTSTAAAEPTSTSSSDDMPSIFTRFNVPIGASSDESSASSSTTEPSSTTEAPLPTTEAPLPTTATPLPTIFPMPCDAQQVMTWLINGDVATSGVTVADLKEEHPDLDWNEVEFIANVFRNINGTLDEPTAQSAAVHCIESRDDDEDDSEDDSATCACPAPGLANFGTAPTTTTEFDTDLASEMPLWTPPALAVRLQQLSDADTTPPSTTGSDITSSPTVTGHVTGMLVVDAVAPSSSNIPTDEELWRPACRGHRWHKSKEQKSECALQRCMWNYIKPINYTTIFPAMMFDPYRATPMMDFVTQYTALVDHVHWGTSENSIYYPMTVFENTTTRERMDIAARTLFVETLTTTTAIRQTPTELAKKTGVAKDPKCYDEKSCYDYCIADYEEHKHGMKFWLLTVALPIGLLMLVALCCCGGLLHRKRRKQPVDEKNPNAVQVVTTQAVDTPAAAGAAAAAAARGGGNPAGAGTMGRQAEEGRSRVHFPEEGAGGAGQTVTPAGQAAAAPVEKVVQVPVTTAEKAAGAEHVEHVPGHDGADGHRTGSEMMDMGSLRGRKKNRME, encoded by the coding sequence ATGCAACCTCCCAAACTACTGCTCGCCTTGAGCCTTGCAGCCACCGGGCTCGCTCATGGTATCCATCAGCCTCATCAGCAACACGCACAAGAGCCAGATCTCACTCCCCGCGATGATGCCAAGAACGACATGGTCCTGATGGTCCACGAAGTCGAGGTTCCACTTCTGCAGCCGGAGCCCGATTGCCTATACTGCGCAACTGTCACGATCCCGCTTGACATGGCAGACTTCCTCACAGACAACCTTGCCCCAACCGCCGGGCTGGAAGCGGGAGACATCACCAAAACTGTAGCTGCCACTGCTCACGTCTTCACACCTGGGTCCAAGATCGCTGAGCTCGAAATTCCTGGTGGTCTCGCACCTGGCTTTCACAGAACCACCACTCGGCAGATGAAGCACCATCCGCTACACGACATTACCTTCGAGTACACCATCAAGAACACAGATCCAGCCACCGAATTTGTCATGACCATCAGCGACGAGAAGCATGGCACATCCACAATCTCAGCCGAGGTGTCGACGGTCAACGGTGGAACCCGTGAGGTCCTCATCGAGCGGTACGCAAAGGTCGGGTCCGACGGATTCAGTACAACGGTGACTGCCACCCCGGACTGGAAACCCGCAAAGACGGCTGTCGACAATCATGTGCATACCAGCAAAGCGACACCCAGACACGTCCAGATGAACTTTCCAACCGACAAGAGAGCTGGCGAGACATGGACCACCACGGTCCCGGCCGACGACGCAATGGTCACAGCGACCATCACCGTCATGAACACTGCTCCGACACACTACCTCATGACATTCCACGACGGCGATTATACGGAAGTCGTTGAAGCCCAAGTCAGCAGAGGCGCTCGGCATCACCACGTCAGTCTGGAAGAGACCATGACTCTCAATGGTTTGACTTCGAAACACGTCGTGACCTGGCCGAacccgaagccgaagaagacgaagggTGCCATTGTCCGCCGTGCCATCCGAACCATGGTCGTCACCGTCCTTGATCAGAAGCCTGGCTACACCACGCTCAACAGCCCCACAAACATCGACTCCGACGTCGAGACTTCTTTCATCACAGTCACCGAGACCAAGCAACTCGGTGCACCCCTCACACCAGACTCCGAGGTGGATGTCACCACCGTGTCTGTTGAGACGACTGTCACCCAGGAGACAACCATTCAAGGAGAGCCGACTACCGTGACCACAACCCAAGCGACGACCTTGACCGTCGCTGCTGTTCGAAAGAGCACCacttcgtcatcgtccagcTCTCAGACCACCGAGACCTCTGAGACATCTTCCGAGCCCACGTCGACTGCTGCTGCCGAACCGACCTCCACATCTTCGTCCGACGACATGCCCTCGATCTTCACCAGATTCAACGTCCCAATTGGCGCATCATCTGACGAATCCTctgcatcgtcttcgaccacTGAACCAAGTTCGACGACTGAAGCTCCACTGCCGACGACTGAAGCTCCACTGCCGACGACTGCAACTCCACTGCCAACGATCTTCCCAATGCCTTGCGATGCCCAGCAAGTCATGACTTGGTTGATCAATGGTGATGTCGCCACGTCTGGGGTTACGGTTGCCGATCTGAAAGAGGAACACCCTGATCTTGACTGGAACGAGGTTGAATTCATCGCCAACGTGTTCCGTAATATCAACGGCACGCTTGATGAACCGACAGCTCAGTCCGCCGCCGTTCACTGCATTGAATCCAgggatgacgacgaggacgattcAGAGGATGACTCCGCGACCTGCGCATGCCCAGCTCCTGGTCTTGCCAACTTTGGAACGGCCCCCACTACCACCACCGAATTCGATACCGACCTCGCCTCAGAAATGCCTCTCTGGACACCACCGGCGCTGGCAGTCCGACTGCAACAGCTTAGCGATGCTGATACAACCCCTCCATCCACGACCGGTAGCGACATCACCTCTTCGCCAACCGTGACTGGGCACGTCACCGGCATGCTCGTGGTCGATGCAGTCGCTCCCTCGTCTTCGAACATTCCGACCGACGAGGAACTCTGGAGGCCAGCTTGCCGTGGACACCGCTGGCATAAGAGTAAGGAGCAAAAGTCTGAGTGTGCTCTTCAAAGGTGTATGTGGAATTACATCAAGCCGATCAACTACACCACAATCTTCCCGGCCATGATGTTCGACCCCTACCGTGCCACCCCAATGATGGACTTTGTCACTCAGTACACCGCGCTTGTCGACCATGTCCACTGGGGCACGTCCGAGAATTCGATCTACTACCCAATGACTGTCTTCGAAAACACCACAACGAGAGAGAGGATGGACATCGCCGCTCGCACACTCTTTGTGGAGACCCTCACCACAACCACTGCAATCCGGCAAACACCGACCGAACTCGCCAAGAAAACCGGAGTTGCCAAAGATCCGAAATGCTACGATGAAAAGAGTTGTTACGATTACTGCATTGCCGACTACGAAGAACACAAGCACGGCATGAAGTTCTGGTTACTCACTGTCGCTCTTCCGATTGGGCTTCTTATGCTCGTGGCCTTGTGTTGCTGCGGcggtcttcttcatcgcAAACGTCGCAAGCAGCccgtcgacgagaagaaTCCCAACGCTGTTCAGGTCGTCACCACTCAAGCCGTCGACACTCCCGCCGCTGCTGGagctgccgccgccgccgctgctcgAGGAGGTGGCAACCCAGCTGGCGCTGGAACCATGGGTCGTCAAGCTGAAGAAGGTCGCAGCCGCGTTCACTTCCCTGAGGAGGGTGCTGGCGGCGCCGGCCAGACTGTCACCCCCGCTGGTCAAGCCGCTGCCGCGCCCGTCGAGAAGGTCGTTCAGGTTCCCGTCACCACTGCGGAGAAGGCCGCCGGAGCCGAGCATGTCGAGCATGTGCCTGGCCACGACGGCGCCGATGGTCACCGTACTGGAAGCGAGATGATGGACATGGGCTCCCTCCGTGGCCGCAAGAAGAACCGCATGGAGTGA